Sequence from the Fusarium oxysporum Fo47 chromosome VI, complete sequence genome:
CTGATTTGTTAAGAAATGGAGTTATGAGGGTAGAGTACTTCGAGGAGAGTTTTCAGTGGTGATAGAATACATTCAGGCGTTAGACTTCATATAGATATGTTCATGATACTCATTATGCTACTGGTCGTTAATAAATCGTGATATCTACAAGTTCATCCTCCTTGGCTGTTACTTCGCCGTACATAACGCCATGAGTATAACGCTCCCCGATGAGCTTCCAGCCTCCGTTGAATTCTCGGAGGATAAGTGGCGTATTGCAACCTCTCAAGAGAACAATTTTATCGTTGATCTCGGCTGCACATGTCCCCAATCCCATTCTGCCATTCTGCGTCCCAAACAATCGTCTCCACGCCATCGCATTAATCGCCCATGACAAAGAATCTCGCTGCATCTCAGTAGGATTATACAGACTTTCTCCAACAAGTCCCGCTTTTAGTCGTGTAAGCCAATTTCTGGGTCTGAATATGATCTCTTCCAGAGTATATCCGCAAAGTTGAAGCTGCCGGTTCCGTTTCACAAAGATATAGAGTCCAAAGCCATGAGTGTAAATGCCAGCAACACCGCTCTGCCACAACTTGGGATCAAGAAGCCAGGCATAAGACTCTGGGGCCATTTCGCCGCCTTGGGAGGTCGTGTCTGCTACTATAGTTCTCCAAAACGCGTTTCTGGTTGCTTCGAGATCTCCGTAGATACtctgagaagaagctgagttGCGTGGGTAGCGAGTGTCAACCTCACTTGCATTGCATGCACTCAACGATATAATTGTGTCTAAAATGACACCCTTGGTAGTGAGACTGGCACACGCTGGAGAGAACATTGGTATCGATTGACCCAAACCTGCGTCTGATTGGTATGCACCACCAAGTTGAGCCGCCGGAGCAGGAGTGCATGTCCAGCACACAGCCCAGGAAGGAATATCGTGATTGCAAAAGGTACCAACTGGAGTTGTTCCCTGACCTTTGGTGACGCTATTCAAGATCGCTAGTAAGAAGGGCGCGATAGACTGATTTCGTAAGAATGCGGGTAGTTTGTCGACTGTCCAATTTGTTGGTATGTGGCCTCCAGGACCTGAAACCAGACGGAGCATGTTGAGATCGCCCTTTGCCATGAGCTCCGACGCAAAGTTGGCGAAGATTGTTGATTTTGATAAGTTGTAGTTAGGCTTGATGTGAATTCTGTCCGCGATGGCCTTTATGCCCAAGATGCCGTAGACcctatccttctcttctgtcACAAGTGAATCTCGCGCGAGATTCAGTGCCCGCACGAGCTCTTGCCATGCCGTTGATGGAGCTTCAATCTTTTGATGTTCTTGGATTCGCATCATAGTCTGCTGAACCTTCCACATCCTCTCTGGTGCCCAGTCTCTCTCCTTGATCAGCCTATCACGCGCAAACTCAAACGACCATGTTGTCAATATCAGCGGCCGAACGCTCTCAAGAATGGCGTGACCGAATCTTGAATCATCCCCAGCGATAAGATTGACAGCCTGATGAACATCATACCAAGAAATACATTTATCGCCACAGATAACAGGAGTGTTGGGGTTTCCCACAGCTACTTCTTGAACTACCCACATTCTGCGCCAGTATGGCCTGGTGAAGAAATAGAATAATGCTTTGTAGACTTCTTTTTCTATGGGGCTTTCATAAGTCGGCCACATGATGATAATTGGACGCAAGTCAATGGAGAAGCTTTCGATATAGAAATCCTCCATTGGACTAGGTCGCTTCGACTCGCGTGCTAGCCAATAGAGGGCGGATAGAGCCAGTTGACTGTTTTGATCTGCTGGCCCTAGCCATATAGCGACCTGCCAAGCAGACTGGTATATATCGCGCATTCTCGCAACCTGCTGACCGCGCTCGTCGTTGTCATTTTGGTTGATACAGATGGCGTCTACCCAGAGTTTGAAGCCCTGTCGTATTCTATAGCTTTGGCTGAGCTGCACTAGGGCGTGATATAAGTTTGGAGTTACTTCAAAATGACAACCGTTGACTGTGATGGAGTAAGGTGTTTCTCCTTCTGATAGTTTTGGATGGCCCCAGACATAGGATAAGGCGATGAAATCACCCCATTCGTGTCGCCACGCTAAACTTGTTTCATCCGAAATGGGTTGCTCTGTCGAGTCTCCTTCGTCGCGGTGTGGATCACGGCCATTCTTGAAGAGCGCATCAGTGTCGTGGCCCTCAGAAAGCTCTGGCCACGTTCCACCGTTTCCTTTGAACTGTTGATTGAAGGCTCCTTTTGACGCAGGTGGCAGGCAAACATGCTCGAGTGAGCATGCTATGGAAGGGCGCTTCGCATTGTTGGCTGCAGCTTCAACGTCGTCGGCTGtctcgatcttgagaaggcGGATCTCATCACCGATCAACGGCCGGTACTGCAGCAAGGGTCCCATCAAGGGAGATGGTAAAGATTTTAGGTAGTATCATGAAGTCGAATGATCTCCCCTGTCTGTTTCGAATTGTTGGGCCGCGACATGCTCGGCGCTTAGGACGGAGTCACGCCGCCAGCGAATCGGAAACTGTCTCATCCCTGTCACATCATGTTACAACTCGCGTATCTCGTTGACCGCCCCCGGATGCTATATCATAATTTACCTTTGCGATGTAAACACAGGGATGTCAATTCAATTATTTCTCATTATATATCCTAATCTCGAGACTTCTTTATAGATAGAAACTTCGCAACAGCCCACCTCTGTCCCAGAGTTAAGAAAATAGCCTAAATGGATTCTCTAATACCCGTTCTGCCTTCCAACTGGGCCCCGATAAGTATAAACAAGACTAATTACAAGGGAATGACACAGCAGTTGATAGGTATAGGACATGgaatgatgaagcagaagcgGCCACGACAATGACCGTCGCAATCCTTGCCTCCTCTAAGATTGAGCTCCGGTTCAGCTCGCTCAATATTGTCCTGAGGCTTCCGGGGATCTATGGACAACATGTTAGATATTTGACCTCCTACAATCTGCCAAATACGTACCCATAGGTTGATGCGCTCTTGGCTGAACCATTTCCATGGAGTCGGGAGCATATTCTTGTTGGTTAATGCCCGCAGGCTGAGCAGTTGGCTGAGGTGTTGAGACTGGAGCCATATTAGAAGAGATTTAATACAGAGATTGTAATTATAAATGGCTAGGATGTGAAGAATACCAAGACTCTTGTTATGGCAGAAAGAAGAATGACCCAGCGCCTTGGCTTCGGGTCCATGACCCATACTTACCAACAGACTGGGCCCATCGCTTATCTGCCCGAAAACTTGGAAGTGAGATCATGGCGTCACCATATGACCGCTATCATAGACTAGCTTGACCTCATAAAATGCTCACACTGAGACAATAAACTTATCTAACCTAACTAATCGACCTTGCAGGGCACTAAAAGCGCCTGAGGAGCCCTAACCTTGATCTGCGTCGTCACCCAATCCTGCATTCTCTTAACCTGCGAAATAGCATACGATACCGCCTGAAAGAACTCCTCATCCCAAATTGCTTGACTAACAGGGTTCAGCGCCTCCAGCCCAACACGTAGATGAGCCAAATACACCTGCAGACTTCGCAGCGCTTCCAACACTTGTAGTTGACTTGGTGTATCATCGCTCTTGGGGAATAATGAGTCGCGCAGCGTATGAGCGGCGTGTCTACCACGGGCTTGATTCTCACCGAATTTATCAACCTGTGGTTTGAGGCGTTTGGTTGTGTCTTTGGTGATTTGGATGAGAATTCGGACGCCGGAGTGAGCTTCTGAGTCGGCTACTAGATGATCTAGCAGCTGTTCTGCTTTTGCCAAAGCTTCCGATTGCCGTTCCTTTGCCGTTGGGCGATCATCTGGGACCTTTTCGATGGATATTGCACCAGATTTGAAGGTCGGCTGCTTCGATATAGGGTCCCATTCGGCTACAAAACTGTCAGCTATAACGTCGGTGTACTGCTGGATAACATACTGATCGTGAGCTCATTTGCGGCTCGTGCCCTTCCATCCTTTGTGTCCCAGTATCCAAAATGGAACGGGATGAAAGCTTGTCCTTGAGAAATCTTGCCGACTTTCACCTTCATCTCAACCTCGCCCCGCCTGGACTTGATTACCACCATGTCTCCTGTTTTGACATCATGAGtctcagcatccttctcaGATATTCGGACCTCAGGCTCGGGACACGCTTTCTGCAATGCAGTTCTCCCTGTTTTGGTCCTGGTATGGAAATGATACACATTCCGTCCTGTCGAAAGCCTCAAAGGGTACTCATGATCCGGATCTTCATATGGGGGTATATAGTCGCACGTCTTGAGAATTGCACGACCAGCTGGCCTGAGTTCTTTGTAGTACTCTTCGGAATATGGCACACCAGTCTGTAGATCATGACCATAACTTTCGCAGTAGTCAATATCTGTAAAGAAGACACCGTCGTCGAAGAGTCGCTCTTTGCCAACGGGATACTGGCCGTTGCAGGGCCACTGGATACCAGAACCACCTGTTAGCTTCGCATAAGACATGCCTGTGTAATCGCAAGGTCTGCCTGCAGATAGACGTTTCCACGCCTCAAAGACTTCCTCTGGTTCCGTCCACGGAGTGAGGGGCTCGTCTTCTTTATTCTTGAACTCCATGCGACAACTATAGTCTAGAAAGATTTCAAGATCTGGCTTCGCCTCTCCAGGCGGTTCAACGGCTTTGTGAGACAAATGCACCGTTCGGTCAACGTTTGTGAAGCATCCTGTCTTCTCGCCCCACTGAGCAGCTGGGAGGACAACATCAGCGATAGAAGCTGTCTCAGTCATGTAGATATCCTGGCAGATGACAAAGAGCTCCGGTTGAGTAAATACATCTCGGACTTTGGGAAGGTTGGGCAAGCTGACGAGGGGATTCGTCCCAGAAACCCAAACCATTCGAATAGAGCCCTTCTCCATGAATGTCAACATGTTATGGATATGCGTAGGCTCATTCCAGTGCGGCActtggatgttgttgatattCCACAAGTCTGCAAGTTCTTGCATATGCTTAGCGTTCTGGTGGTTTCTGAACCCAGGGAACTCGCCATCACAGCCGGTCTCGCGGTTATTCTGAGCAGTTGGTTGACCATTCATCTGGAAGATACCAGTTCCTGCCTTACCAATGAGACCGCGAAGGAGGTGAATATTGTTGATTTGACACGCGCTAGCTGTCGCTTGATTGGACTGATAGACACCTTGAAGAGCTGAAGAGAGAAGACTTGGCGTTTGGCCGAGGATACTAGCAGCCTCTTCAATCTTGCTTGCTGGAACACCGGTGATTTCTGCAACTCTCTCCGGATTGTAGCCTTCAACTGTGCTTCTTAGAGCTTCAAGACCGACGACATGCTTTGAGACATAAGCTTCGTTGATCCAGCCGTTCCTGAACATGAGATGCTGAATACCGTTCAGCAGCGCGAGATTGGTACCGATCTTTGGGGCCAAGTGCAGTGTAGCTTTGGAAGCACTCTCACTGTATCTCGGATCCACGACGATCAACTTTGGGGGAGTTGGGCCAGCCAGTCGATCGAGAACTCTTGACCAAAGCACAGTCTGGGTAGCTGCCATGTTATGCCCTACCATGAAGAGGCAATCCGTGTAGTCGATATCAGTGTAAGAACCAGGCTGTCCATCGGACCCAAATGACTCTCTCATTGAAGCTGCCGCTGTTGCAGTGCAGAGTCTGGTGTTACCATCCCTATAAAACTGCATTAGTCTaccttcttcctctggtGAACAATGAGATGCTCACATGTGAAGCGTGTTCAGTCCAGCTTTTCCAATTAAGGCAAGAACATAGTATTCCTCAAGAAACAGCTGCCCACTGGTGTAGAAAGCGATACTATGGGCTGTGAGTTTCTCAGCGAGTTGTTTTGACTTTTTGACAATGAGATCCATGGCTTCATCCCAAGTTGCGCGCTCTAGCTTGCCGTTTCGGCGGATCAGGGGATGAGTGAGCCGttctttgttgttgattGCCTTCCACCTGAATGACAAACATTAACAACTGAAGTGTGAGTAAGTCTCTAGTCCTGGCTCACCCATTGAGACCTTTGGGGCCCAGTCTCCCTTTGTTGACACGGTCAGTGGCACGGCCTCTCACACCTACGACCTTGCCATCTTTTACACCAATGTCAAGCCCACAGCCATTACTAGATATCTACTGTTAGAACAATTCTCAAATATGACTGTAGCCAGTTGCTTACCTGCACAGCACACATGCACTCTGCACCCATTTCTCCGGCTCCTCATCACAAGCATGATCAACCCTCGTAGGCCACTGATGAACATACGGTGTTCTCGGCCCCCAAATATCTTCAATCGAGTCTCGCGAGCATATCGAGGGAGCTTCACTGCACGTATCCATCTTAACGTCGTCCATCAACTCAGGGTGCTCGTCCGAGATTTGCCAAGTTACTAGAGGCAGATGGACAGCAAGATAAATCGGTAAGAATTTCTAGGCGGTGACAGCTCCCCCAGAAAATTCGTAATGCGACGCAAATGACTGGGCCTTACCGACTAAGTGGTACCGAGGATAATTCGTCAAGAGCGCATCGACGATTGTCATGTTGACAGGATGATGCTAGCCTGACGTTGTCAGTGACGTAAATGACTGTTTCCGTGATAAATAGCAATTCCACTGACGAGTCAAATGTCAAGGATTCATTAGCGTATTTGGTTTGGCTATCATGATCCGCATCGAGACAATGCATCTCCGGCGCGCAGGAATCATGAATATCTAGCACTGCCGACCGGGCTGGCTGACTATTGAGAAAACATCACTATAAAAATGACCACAACATTCTTATTCGCATGCTCAAAATTGGAGTCGACAGCCAAGGAAGTTCAAAAAAGTCGAAGAACAAAAGATTATTATGAAGTCGTGCCaattgaagaagctgtcgGTCGCGTCTCGGCATGCGATCACTTCAGTcccatctcaacaccagagtTCGACACATCCGCAATGGATGGCTACGCAATTTGCTCAGAGAGTACAAGATTAGCTTCTGCAGAGCACCCGACTTTCTTTTGCGTCAAAGGCACAATCGCTGCTGGCGATGACTCCGTCACTCTCCCTTCGCGTCATACGCGCGATGGACCCGAGCCTTCCTTCGAGATCATGACTGGGGGACGATTTCCGCAAGGTGAACTTGGAGAGGTATTTGACGCATGCGTCAAGGTCGAAGACACTATCAGGATTGCGGCAAAAGAACCAGGGCTCGGGACGTGTATCGCCATCAGCAAGCCAATACCAAGATACGCCAATCGTCGGTTCGCTGGTGAAGACATTCAGAAGGGAGATCTAGTGATGAAGAAAGGAGTCACTATCCGGACATCACACATCATGCCCCTCGCATCTGTAGGAATTGAAACGACCCAGGTGTGCAAGAAGCCTAGAGTCTGTATCTGGTCGACCGGCAACGAATTGACCTCTCTAAAGTCTCATATCAGAGACGTCAATGGAGTATACCTGACGGCGGCGTCGAAAGACGCCGGGGCCGATGCAACCTTTGGCGGCTCAATTCCAGATGAAGTGGatgctcttgttcagaccaTAAAAGACCGATTGGGATCATCGGCGGTGGATGTCATGATTACAAGTGGAGGCGTATCCGTTGGAAAGTTCGATCACGTCCGTCAGGCACTGGAAACCCTTGGTGCAACCATCGTGTTCCACGGCGTAGCTGTCCGTCCGGGCCATCCGGTTCTCTTCGCACTACTCTCTTCTGCCTGGGGTGAGGTAGCTTTCTTTGGGTTACCCGGTAACCCCggcgcagcagcagcctgcTTCAAATTCTTGACTGTCCCGTATATAAGCCATCTTCTGGGTCAAGAGCCGGAGAAGCCTGTACTTGCGCGCTTGGAGAACCTCCAACTAGGTAGTTCATCACGGAAGAGCATTATGGATGCGCCCAACAGAGGACTCAACTGTGACAGGTTCAGACCTGGAGTTCTGCAAATGACAGGTGGCGAGGGACTTACAGTCCACGAAGCTGCTGGGGTATTGGGGCCATCTAAGATGGCGCCTTTCGTGCAGGCAAATTGTTGGATTCACATCAAGGCAaacgaggccatcgagaCGGGACAGATGGTATATTGCTATCCCATGAATGACTCTCTGGTATCCTGAAATACATCACTTTACAGCGCCTCCAAAGGCTCTTCCATGAAATTGTCTGTCGGCTCATCTCTCAGTGATCTCAGCGCATCTTCCCATTCCGATTTGATGTTTACGTTTCGTAGTAATGCTTCCGAGTCTTCAGGAAGATACGTGTGACCGTCAAGTTCCCGAACAGCCTTGCTGGGACTGAGTTTTCCTGCTTTGCAGTTCTCCTTGAGATGGCTGATAGCTTGTGGACTCCATATTCCCAAGAGAGGCTCGCAGAAGCCTTCGTGGTTTTTAAAGCATGTAACAGGAGGTTTGTAGCGTGATTGTAATTCTTGAAGGGCAGATGGAGTGATGCAAGGATAGTCACAGGCCACAACCAACCAAGTCGCCTCAGGATCTGAATCATAGGCAGAAAGTATTCCCGTTGCTGGCCCCTTCGACTCATCCCCTTGACTCGATTCCAGGTCCAGAATAATCTCGATGCTATTTTCTCCTGGAGTGGCTTCGTACGAAACCTTGCTGGCGTTCTGTAGAAGCTCATCCATCTCCGAATCTTGAGCAAGAGAAATGTAGACAGTCTCTGCCTCAGGGCATGCTTTGCGTAAAACCTCgatttggtgttgatataAAGGGCGGCCATCAGGCATGGTCAGGAGATGTTTCGGAAATCCCATTCGAGTGGATTTTCCACCCGCTAAGATGAGTGGCTTCATAGCTGTAGATTTCATGTTCAGTTAAACACTTGCTTTAACATCGACGGAATACTCCAATTGAGTCGGAGCCGGGAATATAGATATACACAAATAATAACCGAGGGCCGATCTCGTTGGACGATAGGCCCACCAAATGAAACTCTCATGGGAAGCTCATAATGACGTGATAATGAGTAGGAAAGTCACCAAAAAAAGCCCACGAAATCAGATCATGGAATGGGTTAATTTAGATACAGATTGCACAATACATTATAATGTCAGCTAGATTTCTTATTGTTATCCCAGGGTAATTGAGTCTCGAAAACTACCTCAATAGAATGCTCAATCGTTAACAGTGTGAATTCCACTAGAACTGCTTCACCACGAGCTAATGAAGAGCAAACACCCTGAACCCAGATCTCGGAAGACCCCGTTTCCAAGGAACATATTCATCAATGTAGCACTGACCTACAAGTAAACAATGCTGAATCGGAAAAGATTGAGCAGCTCTCTCCCAAACCAACATCCATTCATCAtagtcatcatcattcacGGCTTTAAACCGTGCCCTCATTGGTCCTTGTGGACAATCCGAAATGTTCGCTTGCTCAAAGGCGCTCGTAATTAAGTTATCGAGGTGATCAAAATTATTCACTTCTTTCGGCCGCAGCACCGCGTGCTTGTAGCAGTCAACAAGTATAGCCACTATGTCGCCTTCTTGGGACTCCTCTGGGACGAGTGCACAGTGGTGGCTTGAGGTGATGGCAAGTCTCTTGCCAGATAACGGACTTGTTTCGGGCTTCTTGACGTGATGGATGAGAGCATCGGTGATACGTTGGACATCGCGTGGTCCAGCCGTAGGATACTCTTGAGCATTGGCCGCATCAACCCAGGTCTTGAAGGACTTTCTGAACAGCTTTTGCCCCTGTTCGTCATATTTGGTCCCTGCTCTTTTGCACAAGTCCAAGATTGCTGCTTCATCTTTGGTTAGGGATCTGTGACGACAGACAGGTCAGTCCACAAACGTCATCTATTCCCAAGATAGAGCCGTGTTTACCTTATGTCTTGGAGCAGCTCGAGGGTCACAGCCTTGGACTCCTCTTGAGCCCTAGCTTCAACATCACAGCTTGAAAATGCATGACTTGACGCCTTGACCCTGGTCACCTCAAATCCGCTGGTGGCTAGGACTGGTGGCGCGGATAGCAATATGTGATGAGTACCTCCAAAGGAGACGTAGGAgctatcatcaccaccaccgaaCTTCCTATCCCTTGTGTATAGTATCCCAAGAGAGCTGCGACCTAGACCAACGAGGACACCAAGACGGGATTCCGGGGGCGGTAATGGGAGAAGGGTTCATAGCATGCGAGAGGAGACTCTCGATACCTGTGGCATCCAAGAAATACCGAGCAGTATCAACCGACACCCGCGCAAGATCTCTATCGTAATCGACCTTGATAAACCTATCACACCTATCTCGATCCGAAACAACACCCAAGTGACCAAATACGATATCTCGAGGATCAGTTGCCCCGATTCCTCTCCGACAGGAAAGAAGCGAAGATAGTGGTGCTTCAAACGCACCGTATCGTCTACTGTTCATGTCCTCCAAGGGAGTTGCGTTTCGAGGCTGGCCCTGCTGAGCGATGCTATCAGAGAGCGTGTCAAGTAACATGGCCGCGACGACAGTCTTGGTGTCGACAACCTTGCAAAAGTGGTGCCACCGGATTCGCAGGTTATCGCATTGGACCCAGACATCTGTGGAAAGCACGAGCTCCTGAAAAACCCAGACTCTACGGAACCATGACTTTGATAGTAGGTCGCGCCTCACACCGTCGATCTCATCCGCTGCCAATGAAAGTTGCCCAAGGTCTGACGTGTTCCCATGCATCGTGGTCTGATTTTAAACCTTGAGATCTATGAACAATTTCTCAAATCCCGGAGGCGACTTGCCGAGATGAATTACAGTATGATGCGCAGTAGAATATATCCTACCCATGAGCGTGACTTGCACACCCTTTTCAGCATTATTTGACTGATCGATGCACAAAGCATCTGCCCATATCCGACAAACTCGGCTCTTGTCGCGCATGTCCCGGAGAGCAGCGTCCAGGCTGGCAGTGATCTCCTTGGCGCTACCACCTAGGTGTATCACGCCCCTCTGGCTTGCATCACCCCAGACGTAGGACAAAGCAGTGTAAGGTTCGATCAGGTCATAGTCACAATCCGAGAGTGTAGCGTGATGTAACGAGCCCTTGAGATCTGCGCTGTGGTTGAGACTAGGCTCCAGATGAAGGAGTCGGAAAGAATCTAGGTGCTCGAGAGGTCTGTACTGAAACATGTTGGGAGGCATATGGAAAGATTACGGGCGTAGTCGAACAGCCCTGCCAGGGTAACAGGAAAGTTTCAACGGCGACGTCGCGGAATTGTAAAAGCTGCAGATTCAGATGCTGATGTTGTCAGCCTCTTTCGGCCTAATCAGTCGGTGCCTAATCAGCGAGCCATGTCCGAGTTCCATCTGGATTCGATCTATAATTGCAATGCAACTTCAGCTGAGGGTCACTTGCTCAAGCCACCACTCCATTCTTTTGTCTAGCCCACCAAGCATAAAGTCGTGGTATTTCCCCCCATAAGCCGTTTATTTAGGTGTAAAATCCACCACCGATCAGGCATCACGATTGCATCTCATTTTAACAAATTACTTAATTAAGATAGACGGGAGATCCGACGGGAAAAGATCCCTGAAGGTTATTTTTTTATTACGCTAACATGCAATTTATGCTTCATCCGAATGAAAAGGAGATTCTGTTGCTAAGTGAGACGTGCGCGCATGTCATACAGGCGGAGAGTTGATGCAGATTGATAAGGATGGCAAGACATTTCATTTGTGCCAGAGCCCAGGAACCGTAAAAGATGACGGATGCTCTTGAGGATGGTCTGAGAGATTAACAATTCTTTAAAACGTTCTATATAGACTTCGTTGTTTCACCAAATTAGACCAGAAAGTGTGTACAGTAGTGCTAGGCCTCTCCTATCCAAATATCCATAAGGATTGTCCATCAGCGACATTTTCCCTGCGCGTATCTATCATTGCGTACTCGCGCCATAAATGGAAAAGTAAGCGCAGAGTAGAGCTGCTAATTAACAAGCAATTTTTGATGTGATTAGAGGGTGTAATGCAGTCAGCTGGCGAGCGTGTAATGGGAGGGCGCATGCTGAGTGGACGTGGAACCTACAGAGCCAAACTTCCACCAAAGTACTATTTATTGAAGTATGTGGTGGCGCCCTGTGTATCTCTGGTATATCTTGGCATACAGGAAGGCCTTGTGCACCGTTAAATCATCCATAATGACTCGCCAAGACTTGACGCGAGTGGAAGTCTCTCTTCATAAACACACCAATGATGCCTGGATAATTATTAATGGAGATGTCTGGGACGTTACCGGCTTTGCCGAAACACATCCCGGAGGTGAAGATGTCGTTGAAGAGCACCACGGAAAAGACGCTTCCGAAGTCTACAATTCCGTCCACGGCCCAAAACTGGCAATGAGCTATTTTGGAGAGACAAAACTTATTGGAAGAGTCCCAGAATTGTTCCGAGCTCAGGATCAGCAGGCTTTGGAAaaccccaagctcatcaaaaGTCCTCCGCCGCTTGACTCCATCATAAACCTGCAAGACTTTGAAGATGCTGCAAGATCTTGTCTCAACGAACGATCCTGGGTATACGTTTCCGGTGCCTCAAATGACTGCTACACAGCGTCCAAGAACGCCGAGATATATCAGTCAGTCTTTCTGAGACCTCGAGTCTGTAGACCTATTAGTCAGGTGGATACAAGCACAACGGTATTGGGTCACCGTTTCGACGTCCCTATCTTCAACGCTCCCGCGTCCTTGGCTATGCTGACGCACCCGTCCGCCGAGGTTGGGTTGGCAAAGGGACTGTCTGCGTCCGGAAGCACCATCATAATGCCTACACTTGCCTCATATTCACTAGGcgaggttgttgaggctCTGCCCCAGAACCATCCTTTCTTTTTCCAACTGTACATTCCCCGAGATTCCCTAGCATTGGCCAAGCTCTTGGATGAGATTCGTCGTGCTTTACCAAAGGCTGTCATGGTAACTGTGGATCTGCCGGTCTTTAGTAAACGAGAGGCCAACGAGCGTTACGAAATGAGAATGGCGAAAGAAAAGAGTGagtcaaagaacaagaaacaGACCAAGCAGTCCCGCGCCGCCAGCGCAGCAATCAACCCGGACGTCACATGGGCCCAGATCCAAACCATCAAGGAAAAGTTGGGAATACCCATCTTTGTAAAGGGGATACAGTGTGCTGAAGACGCCATCAAAGCCTTGGAAAGCGGCTGCGAAGGAATTTACATATCGAATCACGGCGGGCGTGGTGTCGACACCTCGCAGCCAGCGCTCCTGACTCTGGCTGAGATCAACATGAAGTGTCCACAGCTCTTGCCCCGAATGAGTGTTTTCATCGATGGGGGTATTCGTCGAGGCACAGATGTTTTCAAAGCCATCTGTCTCGGTGCGCACGGTGTCTGTCTTGGCCGACCTTTCTTCTATGCTCTGATGTACGGAGAAGATGGTGTACGGCATCTGATGAACAGTGAGTAGTGACAATGAAGCCATAACTGACTGAAGCTAACCAATTCTCACCAGTCTTGCGAGATGAGCTGGAAAACGCCATGCAGCTGTGTGGAATCCAACGTTTAAGTGAGGCTCACCCGGGATTACTGAATACCAAGGCCCTCGTGACCATGGT
This genomic interval carries:
- a CDS encoding heterokaryon incompatibility protein-domain-containing protein; translated protein: MFQYRPLEHLDSFRLLHLEPSLNHSADLKGSLHHATLSDCDYDLIEPYTALSYVWGDASQRGVIHLGGSAKEITASLDAALRDMRDKSRVCRIWADALCIDQSNNAEKGVQVTLMADEIDGVRRDLLSKSWFRRVWVFQELVLSTDVWVQCDNLRIRWHHFCKVVDTKTVVAAMLLDTLSDSIAQQGQPRNATPLEDMNSRRYGAFEAPLSSLLSCRRGIGATDPRDIVFGHLGVVSDRDRCDRFIKVDYDRDLARVSVDTARYFLDATGIESLLSHAMNPSPITAPGIPSWKFGGGDDSSYVSFGGTHHILLSAPPVLATSGFEVTRVKASSHAFSSCDVEARAQEESKAVTLELLQDIRSLTKDEAAILDLCKRAGTKYDEQGQKLFRKSFKTWVDAANAQEYPTAGPRDVQRITDALIHHVKKPETSPLSGKRLAITSSHHCALVPEESQEGDIVAILVDCYKHAVLRPKEVNNFDHLDNLITSAFEQANISDCPQGPMRARFKAVNDDDYDEWMLVWERAAQSFPIQHCLLVVEFTLLTIEHSIEVVFETQLPWDNNKKSS
- a CDS encoding MoaB/Mog domain-containing protein; the encoded protein is MDGYAICSESTRLASAEHPTFFCVKGTIAAGDDSVTLPSRHTRDGPEPSFEIMTGGRFPQGELGEVFDACVKVEDTIRIAAKEPGLGTCIAISKPIPRYANRRFAGEDIQKGDLVMKKGVTIRTSHIMPLASVGIETTQVCKKPRVCIWSTGNELTSLKSHIRDVNGVYLTAASKDAGADATFGGSIPDEVDALVQTIKDRLGSSAVDVMITSGGVSVGKFDHVRQALETLGATIVFHGVAVRPGHPVLFALLSSAWGEVAFFGLPGNPGAAAACFKFLTVPYISHLLGQEPEKPVLARLENLQLGSSSRKSIMDAPNRGLNCDRFRPGVLQMTGGEGLTVHEAAGVLGPSKMAPFVQANCWIHIKANEAIETGQMVYCYPMNDSLVS
- a CDS encoding FMN-dependent dehydrogenase-domain-containing protein translates to MTRQDLTRVEVSLHKHTNDAWIIINGDVWDVTGFAETHPGGEDVVEEHHGKDASEVYNSVHGPKLAMSYFGETKLIGRVPELFRAQDQQALENPKLIKSPPPLDSIINLQDFEDAARSCLNERSWVYVSGASNDCYTASKNAEIYQSVFLRPRVCRPISQVDTSTTVLGHRFDVPIFNAPASLAMLTHPSAEVGLAKGLSASGSTIIMPTLASYSLGEVVEALPQNHPFFFQLYIPRDSLALAKLLDEIRRALPKAVMVTVDLPVFSKREANERYEMRMAKEKSESKNKKQTKQSRAASAAINPDVTWAQIQTIKEKLGIPIFVKGIQCAEDAIKALESGCEGIYISNHGGRGVDTSQPALLTLAEINMKCPQLLPRMSVFIDGGIRRGTDVFKAICLGAHGVCLGRPFFYALMYGEDGVRHLMNILRDELENAMQLCGIQRLSEAHPGLLNTKALVTMVDTGELLKMGSKL
- a CDS encoding molybdenum cofactor biosynthesis protein C; this encodes MKSTAMKPLILAGGKSTRMGFPKHLLTMPDGRPLYQHQIEVLRKACPEAETVYISLAQDSEMDELLQNASKVSYEATPGENSIEIILDLESSQGDESKGPATGILSAYDSDPEATWLVVACDYPCITPSALQELQSRYKPPVTCFKNHEGFCEPLLGIWSPQAISHLKENCKAGKLSPSKAVRELDGHTYLPEDSEALLRNVNIKSEWEDALRSLRDEPTDNFMEEPLEAL